The proteins below come from a single Takifugu flavidus isolate HTHZ2018 chromosome 6, ASM371156v2, whole genome shotgun sequence genomic window:
- the LOC130526962 gene encoding BTB/POZ domain-containing protein 18-like produces MQRYWWPRYVEHLVRELQRQQNASQFCDTLLQAEGISVPTHSCVLAALSPQLSERLSGAQPSPLGQRRKVRLDSMTAQTLLKLVGLLYSGEVEVKGSLEKDEVLYAARQFGITDLVEGRKDVWGREGQPREDTCRKLQGGHFETGGGPVSKTPGVSVGTQTAGEALGRPGQSHPPLTVPSSPSGAPRGGHSSGVCGTGSHDDDLESQIAQEHGCRQEDRTTLGTGPSETAEQEGTALGEREEDRAGGEEDRAGGEEDRAIRQEDRAGGEEDQAGREEDRPAERRTGPAERRTGPAERRTGPSQRRTGPAERPAERRTGPSQRRTGPSQRRTGPSQRRTGPQ; encoded by the exons ATGCAGAGGTACTGGTGGCCCCGCTATGTGGAGCATCTTGTGAgggagctgcagaggcagcagaacGCCTCCCAGTTCTGTGACACCCTGCTGCAGGCGGAAG GTATCTCGGTCCCCACGCACAGCTGCGTCCTGGCGGCGCTCAGCCCTCAGCTGTCTGAGAGGCTGTCGGGGGCTCAGCCCTCGCCCCTGGGTCAGAGGCGCAAGGTCAGGCTGGACTCCATGACGGCCCAGACCCTCCTGAAGCTCGTGGGCCTCCTGTACTCTGGGGAGGTGGAGGTCAAAGGGAGCCTGGAGAAGGACGAGGTGCTGTACGCCGCCCGGCAGTTTGGGATCACCGACCTGGTCGAGGGGCGGAAGGAcgtgtgggggagggagggacaacCCCGGgaggacacctgcaggaagCTGCAAGGTGGACACTTTGAGACCGGAGGCGGTCCGGTCTCGAAGACGCCTGGTGTCTCAGTGGGGACGCAGACGGCTGGCGAGGCTTTGGGTCGCCCGGGCCAGAGTCACCCTCCACTAACGGTTCCCAGCTCGCCCAGTGGTGCCCCGAGGGGCGGACAcagcagtggtgtgtgtggcaCCGGTTCCCATGACGATGACTTGGAATCCCAGATAGCTCAGGAACATGGCTGCCGTCAGGAGGACCGGACGACTTTGGGGACCGGACCGTCAGAAACAGCTGAACAGGAGGGAACGGCGCTcggtgagagagaggaggaccGGGCCGGCGGAGAGGAGGACCGGGCCGGCGGAGAGGAGGACCGGGCCATCAGACAGGAGGACCGGGCCGGCGGAGAGGAGGACCAGGccggcagagaggaggaccggCCGGCGGAGAGGAGGACCGGGCCGGCGGAGAGGAGGACCGGGCCAGCGGAGAGGAGGACCGGGCCATCACAGAGGAGGACCGGGCCGGCAGAGAGGCCGGCGGAGAGGAGGACCGGGCCATCACAGAGGAGGACCGGGCCATCACAGAGGAGGACCGGGCCATCACAGAGGAGGACCGGGCCACAGTGA
- the timm10 gene encoding mitochondrial import inner membrane translocase subunit Tim10 — protein MDPMKAQQLAAELEVEMMADMYNRMTNACHRKCVPPHYKEADLTKGEAVCLDRCVAKYLDLHERLGRKLTELSVQDEELMRKAAMGSG, from the exons ATGGATCCCATGAAAGCGCAGCAGCTGGCggcggagctggaggtggaaatGATGGCTGACATGTACAACCG GATGACCAATGCCtgccacaggaagtgtgtgcCCCCGCATTACAAGGAGGCAGATTTGACGAAGGGCGAGGCGGTGTGTCTGGACCGCTGCGTGGCCAAATACCTGGACCTTCACGAGAGGCTGGGACGCAAGCTGACGGAGCTGTCGGTCCAGGATGAGGAGCTGATGAGGAAAGCAGCTATGGGGAGCGGATAA